GCTAAAAAAAATGGCACGGTTTTAGCAAAACCAACTTCAGATGACGCAACTAAAACCGCAACAAATGAAGCAAGCAAAACAACTCAAAAAACCGAAGAGGTAAAATTAAATTCAGCAGAAGAGAAAAAGAAAATTTTTGAAGAGCGCAAGAAAGCTTTAGAGGATAAAAAGAAAAAAATCCTTGAAGATCGAGAAGCTCAAAGAAAAGCAAAAGAGGAATCACAAAAGAAAAACACAAATAACAATTAATTACTTAATATTTTAAAACCGATGAAACAAATCAAAACTCTATTAATTGCTGCACTATTAATGTTAGGAGCAAATCAAACCGTTAATGCACAAGCAAAGACAGCTCATGTTGATGTTAGTGAGATTATGACAAAAATGCCAGCAGTATTAGATGGTCAAAAACAATTAGATAAATTGAGTGGTACATATGATGCTGAATACAAAAAAATGGTAGAAGAGTACCAAGGGAAATTAAAAAAGTACGAAGCAGAAGCTTCTACAGTAACTGAAGCAATAAACGGTGAACGTTCAAAAGAAGTACAAGACATGCAAAAAAGAATTGTTGATTACAGAGACAATGCTCAAAAAGAATTGCAACAAAAAGAATCAGATATCATGAAACCACTTATGGAAAAAGTAAGAGCTTCAATCCAAAAAATTGGTAAAGCTAAAGGTTTTCAATATATCGTTGATGGATCTTCTTTATTACTTGCTGACGGACCAAACATAACAGCTGATGTAAAAAAAGATTTAGGTTTCTAAAAAAATCTATCTTAATATTTCAAAAACTGCTCCTACTATTAAAGTTTGAGCAGTTTTTTGTTTCAATACAGTATTGCAATATTAAATTTAAGCACATAACTTTGTTACTATGGATTACAACAATCAGCCGATAGGAATTTTTGACTCAGGAATAGGTGGCACCTCTATATGGAGTGCTATACACGAATTACTTCCAAATGAAAAAACAATATACCTTGCCGATAGCAAAAATGCTCCCTACGGTCAAAAATCAAAATCAGAGATTATTACATTGAGCATAAAAAACACTGATTTTTTATTGGATATGGGTTGTAAATTAATAGTAGTTGCCTGCAATACAGCCACCACAAATGCCATTCAAGAATTAAGAGCCAAATATACTATTCCGTTCATTGGCATAGAACCAGCTATAAAGCCTGCTGTTACGCATTCAAAAACACAAGTAATTGGCATTTTAGCAACACAAGGGACACTCAATAGTGAGCTCTTTAATAAAACAACTGAAAAATATCAGGATACAAAAATAATTGAACAAGTAGGACACGGTTTGGTTCAATTGATAGAAAACGGGAAGATAAACTCCCCAGAAATGACTCTTTTACTAGAATCTTATCTTGCACCAATGATTCGAGAAAACATTGATTATCTTGTGCTGGGATGTAGTCATTACCCCTATTTGATTCCGCAAATAAAAAAAATACTTCCTGATCACATTCAAATTATAGATTCAGGTCAGGCTGTAGCCAAACAAACTCAAAACGTGCTACGAGAAAAAGTAGGTTTTAGTTCTAGTTCAGGGTCTGAAAATATATTTTACACGAATACGAATCCAAAAGTGCTACAAGAAATTATTGGCAATAATTTTACAGCCATTAGCAAAGACTTTTAAATTAAATTACTCTTCTTTGAACCAACTCGAATACATCACATAATTATTAGAGATACGTTCAATTTCTCCAGCAAAATCAGACTGATCAATATCTTTAACTTTTTTTGCAGGAACTCCAGCCCAAATAGAACCCGAAGTTACAACTGTGTTTTGAGTAATCACAGCACCTGCAGCTACAATAGAGTTACTTTCTACAATACAATTATCCATAACTATAGCTCCCATACCTATTAAAACGTTATCGTGTAGGGTACAACCGTGCACAATAGCATTATGACCAATAGAAACATTATTCCCTATAATTGTGGGGTACTTTTTATAGGTACAATGAATAACGGCACCATCTTGAATATTTACCTTATCTCCTATAGTAATAAAATTTACATCACCTCTAATTACAGCATTAAACCAAACACTACAATTTTTTCCAAATTTCACATCGCCAACAATGGTTGCATTTTCTGCAACATAGCAATCTTCAGGTATAGCAGGAGTTTTTCCTAGAACCGATTTTATGATCATAAAAAATTAGTTTATGGCTGGACAATTACATGAATATTTAGCTGGCTTACAAAATAAATCAATCCCTAAGGTAATTTGATGGTAACCACCGTTATCAAACTGCACGGCTCCCGAAAGTTGAGAATAGGTATAAGCAAACATAAATTTATTAACATTCACCCCTACAATTGGTGTAATATATTGTAATTTTTGGGTTCCAATGACACCGTTATCATTAAACTGTGCTCCTTCTAAACTACGTCTGTACGAAAGACCACCCCACACACGTCCAAAATCAATGTTTTTATAAACTTTCAAATTTAAATCTATTGCTTTTTCATTTGTAGCTTCTACTTGTTGATACAAAACAGATGGTTCCCAAAGCAATTCTTTTGGATTACCAAAATTATAGCCTACACTGATCATATATTTTCTTAGATTGTCACTTTCGTAATCACTATAAATTGCTCTTCTAGATTCGATCGCGTTCTTTACAGTAGCATGAGCATAAAAGTCAAGATAATTATAAGACAAACCAATATCAGTATTAAAATAAGCCTCTTTAAGGATCACAGTTCCATCTACAGAGGGATCACTTTGTCCTGGCTCTAAAAAAGAAGTTTGGTCTAGTTGACTTTGAATAAAACCCGCACTCATACCAAAAGACAGTTGATTAAGATCTACTTCATCTCTAGAAAACATCAAATGATAAGCATAAGTAAGTTTCACACCCTTTTGAGAATGAAATCCATTTTTATCATTAAAAACAATAATACCTGCACCAGCATTATCACTTATTCTACCATTAAAACTGAGTGTTTGTAAAGCAGGAGCATCTTCCTGATCAAACCATTGTTTACGAGCAGTAAGTCTTATTTTTGAACAATTTGCGGCACCTGCCATAGAAGGATGAAGAAGGTAATAATTATCAGATAGATAATCGGAATAAACAGGAATTCCTTCTTGAGCAAAAGTATTTTGGCAAAAGAAAAAAACAAGTAAAACAGTAAGTTTTTGATACATCGAAAATAATTTAATTAACCAAATGAATTCAATGGCTATTATAAGATAAAACTAAACCTTGAAACCCTAAACTTGATAACAAAAGTTAATTTCTTCTTTAAAAAATCAAATATAGGTATTCATAGAAAATAACTTTAGTAAATTTGTAAAAATTTCAAAAATCATGAGCAAAATCACCATAAAAGAAACGCAAAACCCAACCATACTAAAATTTGAGTTTGAAGATTTTATAACACAAAATGAAAATTTTGAGTTTAAGAATATCGACGAAGCAAAAGATTCGCCATTGGCTCAAAAATTATTTTATTTACCCTTTGTAAAAACCGTATATATCTCCGGTAATTTTATTGCAATCGAAAGATTTAGCATTGTAGAATGGGATGATGTCAAGGACGCAGTTGCAGAGCAGATTGAACAATTTATAATAGACGGAGGCGTAATTGTAACTAAAAGTGAAACTACTACAAAAAAGCAACCTGTTAATGTTTATGGAGAAACTACTCCAAATCCAGCTGCATTAAAATTTGTAGTTAGTAAAATGTTGACCAAAAATGCTGTCGAATTTAAAAATATAGATCAAACTAGTGCTTCACCATTAGCAAAGGAATTATTTAAATTTCCTTATGTAAAAGAAATTTTTATTGATGAAAATTATATTTCAATTACAAAATATGATATCAATGAATGGCAAGAAATCACATTAGAACTTAGAAGTTTCATTAAACAATATATAGAAAACGGCGGTATTGTACTAGATGAAAGCTACATTGCAAGCTCTACTGAAACCGAAACTATCAAGGCGCAAGAGTTTGATAATTTAGACACCACTTCTCAACAAATTATTAATATTTTAGAAGAATATGTAAAACCAGCAGTTCAGGCTGATGGAGGTAATATAGCTTTTGACTCCTACAATGAGGAGGAAAAACTGGTGAAAGTAATTTTACAAGGAGCTTGTAGCGGCTGTCCATCATCAACATTTACTTTAAAAAGCGGTATCGAAAACATGTTAAAAAGTATGCTAAACGATGAAAGTATCAAAGTAGAAGCCGTTAATGCATAAGTGCTTTTACATTGGTTTAGCATTGATTAAACCCTAGAATATTTTAAACTTTATTCATTTTAAAAAAGCGTTTCTATCGAAGCGCTTTTTTGTGTTTTATATAGAATAGAAAGTTCTAGCACGATTCAAATTTACATTCCAATTAAAATAAAAGGTCTGATTATTCCCAAAATCAACATCCCACAAAACGAGTAAAATCAACACTTTTGACAAATAACAAACATTTTAGAACTGATTTTCAATAAATTATTAATAATAGGATAAACTATAATTGAAAAAAAATCACTAACATTGTAGGACTAATCAAATAAAAAATACCATGGGACTAACCTCTTTTTTTAAAAATTTATTTGGCTCTGCCAAAGAAACCACGACTGAATTGGCCAATAAAGCCGAAGCAACACTAGAACAAGCAAAAGCAAATGCTGCACCTTACCTAGATAAAGCCGAAGATTTTATTGAAGATAAACTAGAGCAAGCCAAAGAAGCTGCAGCTCCTTACCTTGAAAAAGCAGAAAACTTTGCCGAAGAAACCATTGATAAAGTTAAAGTACACGCAGCACCTATTGTTGATAAAGCAGAAGAGTTTGCTGGACAAGCAAAAGAAAAGGTAGCTGAATTTGCTGATAAAGCCGAAGAAACTTTAGAAAACCTTACGGATACTGTAAAAGAAAAATTGAATCACACTAGCGATGCAATTGCTAACGGTACCGAAGATGCCAAAAAAGCGATTGAAAATACAACTGAGAAAACTGTAGCTTTAGCTGACGACGGAAAAGAAATTGCTAAAACAGAAATAAAAGAAGTTGTAAATAAAATCGAAGAAGACGCAGATTAATTTAATAAAAAGTAAAATAATTGTATTTTTGACCCACAAATCCAACCTTCTCCTATTGAGAAGGTTTTTTATTTTACAAATATGAATCTAGACCCAAACCAAATCACTAGCTACGCCAATACTTTTGCGCAAGTATTAATTGATTATTCCCCAAAATTAATTTCGGCATTTATCATCCTAATCGCTGGATTGTACATCATCCGATTAATCAATCGATTTATTAGGACCTTAATGGTCAAGAGAGATCTAGACCCTACCCTAACTCGGTTTTTAGCTGATATTTTACTTTGGGTTTTACGAGTAATTTTGTTTGTATCGTTTATCTCTAAATTAGGGATTGAAACATCCTCTTTTGTTGCAATTTTAGGAGCCATGGGACTTGCGGTGGGGTTGTCATTACAAGGATCTCTTTCCAATTTTGCTGGCGGAATGTTAATTATTCTATTCAAGCCCTTTCGTGTCAACGACACAATAGAAGCACAAGGTGTAACAGGAACTGTAAGTGAAATACAAATTTTTGTTACCAAATTAATTACAGGTAACAATCAAACTATTTTTGTTCCTAACGGTGCCTTATCAAATGGGAATATCATTAACTATTCTATGGAAAAAATTAGAAGAGCCGATTTGACTATTGCAATATCCTATGACACCAATATTAAAATTGCGAAAGACATCATAACTACAGTTTTGGAAAACAACCCTAAGGTTTTAAAAACACCAGAAGCCGAAGTTGCTGTCAAAATATTAACAGACAATGCAATTCAACTAGCTGTTAGACCATGGGCAACAAATGAAGATTTTGGAAATGTATGTGCAGAAACGCTTCAAGGATGCAAAGAAGCCTTTGATATTGCCGGAATTACTATGCAACCTTTTGTTAAAGAGTCTTCGTTTACATCAAACACTGCAACCTAAAACTAGTGAGCATAATTTACTTTTTTTTAGGAGTAGTTATCATAAAGTCTTTCAAATAATAGGGTTCAAAATAAGCGACATCAACAATGTCGTTTATTTTGAATTTTTCAAAACTAAGAAAACTCATTTCGTTAGCCGAAGGAAAAACTAAAGTTTCTAGAAAAAAATGATTGCTTTTATTGAGTACGCTCTTGCATTTTACAGCACAGTCTCCCACAAAATACAAATCATCTTGAAGCTCATTAAATGAATTCTCATCTATTATTTGGGCCTGAACTTCACGCTTTTTTTCAAGTTTTGAATCAAAAAATGCACTGTATACTTCCATTCTTCGGGCATCAATCATCGGAATAATTAAACCCTTATTAATTTTAGCTTGTGCCGCAAGAGTTTCCAGCGTATCTATAGCTATTAGTGGAATATCTAATGCAAAACACAATCCTTTTGCAGCTGATACGCCTATACGCAAACCCGTATAAGAACCTGGACCTTGACTAACTGCAACGGCAGATAAATCTTTGAGATTACAACCTGACTCTTTAAAAATTTCTTCTATAAAAACATGAAGTCGCTCTGCATGTGAGTATCCTTCTTCTGCAATTTCTTTACAAAGGATTGTTACGCCATCTTTTGCTAATGAAACAGAACAATTCTTAGTAGCGGTTTCAATGTTTAGTATATAACTCAATTTGGTTTTTGTTTAAATTAAAAATCACAATCACAAAATTAGATTTTATGATTGTGATTTCAAAATGGTATGTATAATGATTACTTCTTGTCCTTGTCCTTTTTATCTTTATCAGTAGCAATTGCCACTTTATCTCCTGAGTTTAGCTCTTTTGTAACTGTGGCATAAGGTCCTGTAATAATTACATCTCCTTTTTTCAAGCCAGTCAGGATTTCAATATTAGTATCGTCTTGAATACCAGTTTTTATAATTCTAATTTTTGCTTTATCTCCTACTTTAACAAAAACACACTCAAATTTCTTGTCGCTTTTAGGGGCAGCATCTTTTTGATCCTCACTTGTATCCTCAACTTTTATTTCTTTTACGGCTGCAGTATCTGATTTTACTACAACTGAACTAATTGGAACAGCAAGCACATTGCTTCTAGTTTCAGTAATTATATCTACCGTAGCTGTCATTCCTGGTCTAAAAGGAGAGTATGTATTTGGCTTCCCTTCTAATAAATCTTCGTAAGATTCTTTTAATATTCTTACTTTAACTTTAAAATTAGTTACCTGATCTGCTGTCAAAGCTGAACTTGCTGAATTTGAAATGCTTGTAACAACACCTTTAAACTGCTTTTTAAGATAAGCATCAACTTCTACATTAGCTTCATCCCCCACTTTAATTTTTACAATATCATTTTCATTAACATCTACTTCAACCTCCATATTATTCAAGTTGGCTACTCTCAAAATCTCAGTTCCTGTCATTTGTTGCGTTCCTAAAACACGCTCTCCTAATTCTACATTTAACATAGAAATAGTACCGTCAGCAGGTGCATAAATAGTTGTACGCCCTAGATTATCTTTGGCTTCATTTACTGTTGCAGAAGCGCTTTGAACGTTGTAATAAGCTGACTGTTTAGACGCTTTAGCAACTTCAAACGAAGCAATAGCCTTGTCCCAATCCGATTTTGAAATGATTCCTTTATCAAACAATGTTTTGTTTCTATCGTAGTTTGCTTTTGATTCTTTAAAAGAAGCATCTGCTTGACTTAAACTTGCTTTAGTTCCGGATAAGTTAGATACTGATCTGTTGTAACCAGACGTGTATAAATCTGGATTGATCTTCACTAGTAAATCTCCTTTTTTCACTACTTGCCCTTCTTTTACATTTAAGGCGATGATTTCTCCCGAAACTTCAGAAGAAATTTTAACTTCAATTTCAGGCTGTATTTTTCCGGTAGCAGATACCGTTTCAATTATTGTAGATGGAATTACTTGTGCGGTTTCTACCTCCGTACCTACATCTTTTTTACCTATAACCCCAGATTTAGAAAGAGCAATTAAACCCGCAATAATTACTACTGCACCACCTATTAGGATATAAACTGTTTTTTTTGACATAATAATTAGTTTTTGATAAGAGGAATTCCAAAATAGAATTCTAATATTTTAATTTTAAAGATATAATCGTATTTGGTTCTCAATACTTCAGATTGCGCATTAGTAAGCAATGTTTGGGCTTGATTGTAATCGAATGAGTTCATTAGCCCCACATTAAAACGTTCCTTTGCAAAATCAACAGCATTTTGTCTTGCCTCAACAGCAATTACAGCCGATTCGTATGATTTTAAAGCTCCTTTTGCATCAGCAAATGCCGTGTAAACATTTCTTTGTAAATCTAAGTCTTGCTGTTCTACTGCAATTTTTGATCGCTCTAGATTTACTCTTGAACGCTCTACATTGTTTCTAACAGAAAACCCATTAAATATTGGTATTGAGATTTGCACTCCAAAAGAGTGCCCTTTATTATCGCTAAACTGATTAAAAAATGGAGCTGGTTTCCCTAAAACTGGTAAAATATTAGGAGCCAAAACATTTTGATTTGTTCCTTCTACAAAACCTATTTGAGAGGTGGGATTTTCAGTGCTTTGTATTCTTCCAACTGGTCTACCACTATAGGCTACCCTTGAATCAAACCTATAAAAACCTTGAATAGTAGGTTGATAAGCACCTCTTGCAATGTCCACATCTTTTTCAGCAATTTCTAAATTAGTTTTAGCAATTTTCAATTCTGTTCTTCCTTCTAATGCTTTGTTATAAATTGCATTAGGATTTTGCATCATGATATTGTTTTCATCCTTTACATCAGTATCGTCTGCTACATCAAAATTTTCAAATTCCTTAAGCTGTAACAATTGTGATAAACTCAATTTAGAAATTAGCAAAGCATTCTCGGCAGCAATTATACTCTGATTATTAGTTGCTATAGTAGCTTTAATATCTAATAAATCACCTCTTGGTATAGAGCCTGAATTTACTAACTCTTCTGAACGTATATATTGTTTTTCATTAATATCAAGCTGTTGCTTTTGTACTTTTAAGTTTTCTTTATTAAAAAGCACTTGTAAAAAGGCATTCGCTACGTTTAAGGCAACATCTTCTTGCATTTTTAACAACTGATACTTGGCTGCAACTAGAGATAAATTAGACCTGCGTAAGGTATTTTGATTTTGCAAACCCTTGTAAATATCAATTCCTACATTTGCCCCAGCAGAAGTAAATTGTGTGGTTTTATTTTCCAATGTACCAGAAATAATGTCTTGGTTTAGACCAATATTCCAAGAGTGGGAAGTACTGGCATTCAATGAAGGTAAAAAATTACCAATGGCACCTCTTTTATCAATCAATGCCGTTTTAGTATCAAGAGCAGATTGCTTAATAGAGATGTTGTTTTGAATGGCGTAGTTCACACATTCTTGCAAGGTCCATTTTTTGGTTTGTCCATTTACAGACAATCCTACAAGAACAATGAATAAACTAAAGAAACTCTTTTTTTTCATATATTTTAAATAATTGCACAACATAAAGTCACACACATTTAACTTAGCTTAATTATGGTCTTCAAAATCATAAATTTTACAATCTGAAATTCAATAATTAAACAATAAGACTTTCGATTGTACCATTTGTTACAAAAAATCATAA
This portion of the Flavobacterium sp. CECT 9288 genome encodes:
- a CDS encoding type IX secretion system membrane protein PorP/SprF, whose translation is MYQKLTVLLVFFFCQNTFAQEGIPVYSDYLSDNYYLLHPSMAGAANCSKIRLTARKQWFDQEDAPALQTLSFNGRISDNAGAGIIVFNDKNGFHSQKGVKLTYAYHLMFSRDEVDLNQLSFGMSAGFIQSQLDQTSFLEPGQSDPSVDGTVILKEAYFNTDIGLSYNYLDFYAHATVKNAIESRRAIYSDYESDNLRKYMISVGYNFGNPKELLWEPSVLYQQVEATNEKAIDLNLKVYKNIDFGRVWGGLSYRRSLEGAQFNDNGVIGTQKLQYITPIVGVNVNKFMFAYTYSQLSGAVQFDNGGYHQITLGIDLFCKPAKYSCNCPAIN
- the murI gene encoding glutamate racemase, encoding MDYNNQPIGIFDSGIGGTSIWSAIHELLPNEKTIYLADSKNAPYGQKSKSEIITLSIKNTDFLLDMGCKLIVVACNTATTNAIQELRAKYTIPFIGIEPAIKPAVTHSKTQVIGILATQGTLNSELFNKTTEKYQDTKIIEQVGHGLVQLIENGKINSPEMTLLLESYLAPMIRENIDYLVLGCSHYPYLIPQIKKILPDHIQIIDSGQAVAKQTQNVLREKVGFSSSSGSENIFYTNTNPKVLQEIIGNNFTAISKDF
- a CDS encoding mechanosensitive ion channel family protein; protein product: MNLDPNQITSYANTFAQVLIDYSPKLISAFIILIAGLYIIRLINRFIRTLMVKRDLDPTLTRFLADILLWVLRVILFVSFISKLGIETSSFVAILGAMGLAVGLSLQGSLSNFAGGMLIILFKPFRVNDTIEAQGVTGTVSEIQIFVTKLITGNNQTIFVPNGALSNGNIINYSMEKIRRADLTIAISYDTNIKIAKDIITTVLENNPKVLKTPEAEVAVKILTDNAIQLAVRPWATNEDFGNVCAETLQGCKEAFDIAGITMQPFVKESSFTSNTAT
- a CDS encoding TolC family protein; the encoded protein is MKKKSFFSLFIVLVGLSVNGQTKKWTLQECVNYAIQNNISIKQSALDTKTALIDKRGAIGNFLPSLNASTSHSWNIGLNQDIISGTLENKTTQFTSAGANVGIDIYKGLQNQNTLRRSNLSLVAAKYQLLKMQEDVALNVANAFLQVLFNKENLKVQKQQLDINEKQYIRSEELVNSGSIPRGDLLDIKATIATNNQSIIAAENALLISKLSLSQLLQLKEFENFDVADDTDVKDENNIMMQNPNAIYNKALEGRTELKIAKTNLEIAEKDVDIARGAYQPTIQGFYRFDSRVAYSGRPVGRIQSTENPTSQIGFVEGTNQNVLAPNILPVLGKPAPFFNQFSDNKGHSFGVQISIPIFNGFSVRNNVERSRVNLERSKIAVEQQDLDLQRNVYTAFADAKGALKSYESAVIAVEARQNAVDFAKERFNVGLMNSFDYNQAQTLLTNAQSEVLRTKYDYIFKIKILEFYFGIPLIKN
- a CDS encoding OmpH family outer membrane protein, producing the protein MKQIKTLLIAALLMLGANQTVNAQAKTAHVDVSEIMTKMPAVLDGQKQLDKLSGTYDAEYKKMVEEYQGKLKKYEAEASTVTEAINGERSKEVQDMQKRIVDYRDNAQKELQQKESDIMKPLMEKVRASIQKIGKAKGFQYIVDGSSLLLADGPNITADVKKDLGF
- a CDS encoding efflux RND transporter periplasmic adaptor subunit, whose amino-acid sequence is MSKKTVYILIGGAVVIIAGLIALSKSGVIGKKDVGTEVETAQVIPSTIIETVSATGKIQPEIEVKISSEVSGEIIALNVKEGQVVKKGDLLVKINPDLYTSGYNRSVSNLSGTKASLSQADASFKESKANYDRNKTLFDKGIISKSDWDKAIASFEVAKASKQSAYYNVQSASATVNEAKDNLGRTTIYAPADGTISMLNVELGERVLGTQQMTGTEILRVANLNNMEVEVDVNENDIVKIKVGDEANVEVDAYLKKQFKGVVTSISNSASSALTADQVTNFKVKVRILKESYEDLLEGKPNTYSPFRPGMTATVDIITETRSNVLAVPISSVVVKSDTAAVKEIKVEDTSEDQKDAAPKSDKKFECVFVKVGDKAKIRIIKTGIQDDTNIEILTGLKKGDVIITGPYATVTKELNSGDKVAIATDKDKKDKDKK
- the tsaB gene encoding tRNA (adenosine(37)-N6)-threonylcarbamoyltransferase complex dimerization subunit type 1 TsaB, with product MSYILNIETATKNCSVSLAKDGVTILCKEIAEEGYSHAERLHVFIEEIFKESGCNLKDLSAVAVSQGPGSYTGLRIGVSAAKGLCFALDIPLIAIDTLETLAAQAKINKGLIIPMIDARRMEVYSAFFDSKLEKKREVQAQIIDENSFNELQDDLYFVGDCAVKCKSVLNKSNHFFLETLVFPSANEMSFLSFEKFKINDIVDVAYFEPYYLKDFMITTPKKK
- a CDS encoding NifU family protein encodes the protein MSKITIKETQNPTILKFEFEDFITQNENFEFKNIDEAKDSPLAQKLFYLPFVKTVYISGNFIAIERFSIVEWDDVKDAVAEQIEQFIIDGGVIVTKSETTTKKQPVNVYGETTPNPAALKFVVSKMLTKNAVEFKNIDQTSASPLAKELFKFPYVKEIFIDENYISITKYDINEWQEITLELRSFIKQYIENGGIVLDESYIASSTETETIKAQEFDNLDTTSQQIINILEEYVKPAVQADGGNIAFDSYNEEEKLVKVILQGACSGCPSSTFTLKSGIENMLKSMLNDESIKVEAVNA
- a CDS encoding apolipoprotein A1/A4/E family protein, whose product is MGLTSFFKNLFGSAKETTTELANKAEATLEQAKANAAPYLDKAEDFIEDKLEQAKEAAAPYLEKAENFAEETIDKVKVHAAPIVDKAEEFAGQAKEKVAEFADKAEETLENLTDTVKEKLNHTSDAIANGTEDAKKAIENTTEKTVALADDGKEIAKTEIKEVVNKIEEDAD
- a CDS encoding gamma carbonic anhydrase family protein; the encoded protein is MIIKSVLGKTPAIPEDCYVAENATIVGDVKFGKNCSVWFNAVIRGDVNFITIGDKVNIQDGAVIHCTYKKYPTIIGNNVSIGHNAIVHGCTLHDNVLIGMGAIVMDNCIVESNSIVAAGAVITQNTVVTSGSIWAGVPAKKVKDIDQSDFAGEIERISNNYVMYSSWFKEE